A single region of the Lotus japonicus ecotype B-129 chromosome 4, LjGifu_v1.2 genome encodes:
- the LOC130712721 gene encoding uncharacterized protein LOC130712721, which translates to MTAAMERAIEQLTAFLTEQAERAGNGGGHQPAEEDVYHGFSKITMPLTKLTKKDQPYKWTLGCEASFKEIKKRLTTSLILVLPDPAKEFEVYCDASKMGLGCVLMQERKVVAYASRQLRPHEVNYPSHDLELAEVVFALKI; encoded by the coding sequence ATGACGGCAGCAATGGAAAGAGCTATTGAACAACTTACCGCTTTCTTGACCGAGCAAGCGGAAAGAGCTGGAAATGGAGGTGGACACCAACCAGCGGAAGAGGACGTCTACCACGGATTTTCCAAGATCACGATGCCATTAACCAAGTTGACGAAGAAGGATCAGCCTTATAAATGGACGCTAGGGTGCGAAGCGAGCTTTAAGGAAATTAAGAAGAGGCTAACTACGTCGCTAATTTTGGTATTGCCCGATCCTGCAAAGGAATTTGAAGTGTATTGTGACGCGTCAAAGATGGGACTAGGATGCGTGCTAATGCAAGAGCGTAAAGTAGTAGCGTACGCATCAAGACAACTTAGGCCTCATGAAGTGAATTACCCCTCTCATGACCTAGAGCTAGCAGAAGTAGTGTTTGCGCTCAAGATCTGA